TGAATGCGAGGCCCAGACCCAGCGGCTTGCAAACGGTGAGGATCCTCGGCGAATCGTTTATTACCTACCTCACCCCCGACGAAAGCGGCTTTTTCGAACTGTTCATGAGCGACCCGGCAACCCCGTTGACAATCCACGCTACCGGACTCTTCGCCATACAGAGTTCTGACCTGAAATGGCGAATAGCGGGGCTGAACGGTGGTGGTGCGTTTCGCAACGGCTGGCAGCGTATTTACCGTTTTTTTGGCGGCCCGGCCCATTCAAGCTTATTCAACGCCTATGAAATGCCCACCCCGCTACGCGAAACTGTGGCAGGCATGATGAGTGACAGCAGTTCGTTTTCCGAAGACTTCGAACCGCTTGGAAGCGAGCAGCAGCCGCTCAGAAATGCTCGCAGCCTGTTCTTTGAGAAAAGAAACAAGTTGGCCCAAGACTCGACAACCTTTTTTAACAACCGCACGCTGCCCCCGGTACGACCGGTGTTGCCGACCTTCAGCCTCGACGATTCCCAAACCAGCATCATCCACAAACTGTTGAGTGCCAGCGATGGCCTGGTACTGGGCGAAAGCCATGAGGCGCTGTCGAGCAAGGCTTTTTTGATGGACAACATGCAGGCGCTGGCGCGCGAAGGGGTCAAGCGGATCTATTTCGAGCATCTGTTGACGGACGTTCACACGCCGCTGATCAAGCTGTTCTATCGCTCCAGGACAGCAGCCATGTCGAATGAATTGCGAAGCTACCTGAGGGGCATTTATCCGCCCCGCAGCGACAGCCATTACTCGTTTCTGAATATCCTGATCAAAGCCAGGGAGGCCGGGATCAAGATCCAACCCATCGACTGCACCGCCAGCTACATGATCAGGGACATGACCGACGCCAATGGCACGCTGCGTCAGCGAATGATGAATTTCTACGCGACCGAGGTGATCCAGTGGATCCAGACCACCAAGCGCCACCCGGGAAAATGGGTCGCGCTGGTGGGCGACAGCCACACCAACAATTACCGGGGCGTCCCCGGCCTGGCCGAGCTGACCGGCAGTATCGGCCTGCGAATAGAGGATGCACGCGCCGGGCAACGGCTGGGAATCGAGGCCGACCCAGGTCGAACCTCAAGCATGGGAATTGGCAAAGGTAACGCGACGGTCAAGGCCGACTTTGTATTACGGGTTGATACCACCTCACTGCAAAGGCCCGCGCAAGCAATACCTGGCCCGTCACATAGCCTGGTGTTGCAGAAAACGCCTGAGTCACAGCTGAGTAAACCCGGACAGTTTTTACTGTCGGCCGCCACGGCTACAACGCCGGCGAAAATTCTCTACCGATCGCGCCGGGGCAATATCCAAAGCATTACGGTCAATCAAGCCGACACACGGTTTTCCATCAACGCGCCCGGTTGGTCGATTGATCAGAAACCTTTCAATACCCTGCAAGCCCTGGTGGACACTTTGAAAACCCGGCCCGGGGTGGAGCAGGTAACCGACTGAATCAAACAGACTGATTGGCCCGGCGCTGGCGCAGCCACTCAAGGTCTTCCGGGCGGGTGACCTTGATATTGTCGGAGCGGCCTTCGACCAGGCGCGGCGCGTGCCCGGCCCACTCCATGGCGGAGGCTTCGTCGGTGATCACCACATCCGAGACCAGGCTGTCGGCCAGCGCCCGATGCAGTGCTCCCAGGCGGAACATCTGCGGGGTGTAGGCCTGCCAGATTTCGCTGCGGTCCACGGTTGCGGTGACCCGGCCCTGCTTGTCAGCGCGCTTGAGCGTGTCCCTGGCCGGCACCGCCAGCAGGCCGCCCACGGCGTCGTCGGCCAGTTCGTCCAGCAGCTTGTCGAGGTCGTCGCGGCTGAGGTTGGGGCGTGCAGCATCGTGCACCAGCACCCAATCCTCATCGCTGGCGCCCTGGCCATGCAGGTACAGCAACGCGTTGAGCACCGAACCCGAGCGCTCGTCGCCACCGTCCACCCGCACAATGCGCGGGTCGGTGGCGCAGGCCAGGTTGGGCCAATAAGGATCATCCACGGCAAGGCTGACCACCATGCCCTTAAGGCCCGGGTGATCGAGGAAGCAGCCAAGGCTGTGTTCGAGAATTGTGCGCCCGCCCAGTTGCAGATATTGCTTGGGACGGTCCGCGGCCATACGGGCACCCACACCCGCGGCAGGAATCACGGCCCAGAAGGCCGGTGAAGAAATACTCATTGGGCCAACTGGTAGAGGGTTTCGCCCTCCTTGACCATGCCCAGTTCATGACGAGCCCGTTCTTCAACGGTCTCCGTACCTTTTTTCAGCTCAAGCACTTCGGCATCGAGGACGCGGTTGCGCTCCAGCAGGCGTTCGTTTTCGGCGTGCTGGTCGGCAATTTGCTGGGTCAGGTCTTTTACCTGCGCAAAGCTGCCATTACCCACCCATAGGCGGTACTGCAGGCCAGCCAGCAACAAGAGCAAGACGAGGAACAACCAATTGGGACTGCGCATCGAATATCGGGTATCCAGTGAAAAAAGACCGCCATGCAAAACTTTTGCAGCAACTGATAGCACGAAGCCTGGAAAAACCAGGCTTGTGCTTGATAGCCATCAGATTAGCGTCGAAATCTACACTGTCGTGAGTTTTCCGACGCAATCCGCCGACTTTTTACCACGCTTTACCATCAAGTAGCGATCAGCCGCGAAACTCGCTGCGACCGTTGTACTTGGCTTTGCCAGCCAGTTGCTCTTCGATACGCAGCAATTGGTTGTACTTGGAAACGCGGTCGGAGCGGCACAGGGAGCCGGTTTTGATCTGACCCGCCGAAGTGCCCACGGCCAGGTCGGCGATGGTCGAATCTTCGGTTTCGCCGGAGCGGTGGGAGATCACGGCAGTGTAGCCCGCAGCCTTGGCCATCTGGATGGCTTCCAGGGTTTCGGTCAGGGTGCCGATCTGGTTGAACTTGATCAGGATCGAGTTGGCGATCTTTTTATCGATGCCTTCTTTCAGGATCTTGGTGTTGGTCACGAACAAGTCGTCGCCCACCAGCTGGATTTTCTCGCCGATCTTGTCGGTGAGGACTTTCCAGCCTGCCCAGTCGGACTCGTCCAGGCCGTCTTCGATCGAGATGATCGGGTAGCGCTCGGTGAGGCCCTTCAGGTAGTCGGCAAAACCTTCGGAGGTGAACACGTGGCCTTCACCGGACAGGTTGTATTTACCGTCATCGAAGAACTCGCTGGCCGCGCAGTCCAGGGCCAGAGTCACGTCGGTGCCTAGCTTGTAGCCTGCATTGGCCACGGCTTCGGAGATCACTTTGAGTGCATCTTCGTTGGACGCCAGGTTCGGTGCGAACCCCCCTTCGTCACCCACAGCAGTGCTCAGGCCACGGGCCTTCAGGACAGCCTTGAGGTGATGGAAAATCTCGGTGCCCATGCGCAGGCCTTCGGAGAAGGTCTTGGCGCCAACCGGCTGCACCATGAATTCCTGGATGTCGACGTTGTTATCGGCGTGCTCGCCACCGTTGATGATGTTCATCATCGGAACCGGCATCGAGTACACACCCGGAGTACCGTTCAGGTTGGCGATGTGGGCGTACAGCGGCAGGTCCTGGTCCTGTGCGGCGGCCTTGGCAGCAGCCAGCGACACGGCGAGGATGGCGTTGGCACCCAGGCTGCCTTTGTTTTCGGTGCCGTCGAGCTTGATCATCGCGTGGTCCAGGGCTTTCTGGTCCAGCGGGTCCTTGCCCAGCAACAAGTCACGGATCGGGCCGTTGATGTTGGCTACAGCCTTGAGTACACCTTTGCCCAGGTAACGGCTCTTGTCGCCATCACGCAGTTCCAGCGCTTCGCGCGAACCTGTGGAAGCACCGGACGGCGCGCAGGCGCTGCCGATGATGCCGTTATCGAGAAGCACGTCGGCTTCGACGGTGGGGTTGCCACGGGAGTCGAGAACTTCACGACCTTTGATGTCGACGATTTTTGCCATTGTTGTAAACACTCCAAAGTTGACGAAAACGACGCAGCTGAAGGAAATCTTTTGACCGACCGCAAGGGTGGAACAACGGGGCAGGCTTGCAGGCGACAAGGCCCAGGCCCGTGGGCCTGAGCGTAAAGCGAGGGAAAGTCTACCGGAGAAACGGCCGTTACGCGGTCTCTACCGTCGGAAAACTCTTGACCAGTTCATCCAACTGTTTGAGCTGGGCCAGAAAAGGCTCCAGCTTGTCCAGGCGCAGGGCGCAGGGGCCGTCGCATTTGGCGTTGTCCGGGTCCGGGTGGGCTTCCAGGAACAGGCCGGCCAGGGACTGGCTGATGCCAGCCTTGGCCAGGTCCAGCACCTGGGCACGACGCCCGCCAGCGGAATCGGCACGACCACCGGGCATTTGCAGCGCGTGGGTCACGTCGAAGAACACCGGGTATTCGAACTGTTTCATGATGCCGAAACCGAGCATGTCCACCACGAGGTTGTTATAGCCGAAGCTCGAACCACGCTCGCAGAGGATCAACTGGTCGTTACCCGCTTCCACGCACTTGTTCAGGATGTGTTTCATTTCCTGGGGCGCGAGGAACTGGGCTTTCTTGATATTGATCACAGCGCCGGTCTTGGCCATGGCGACCACAAGGTCGGTCTGGCGCGACAGGAAGGCCGGCAACTGGATGATGTCGCACACCTCGGCGACCACCGCAGCCTGTTCAGGCTCGTGGACGTCGGTGATGATCGGCACGCCGAAGGCTTGCTTGATGTCCTGGAAGATCCGCATGCCTTCTTCAAGGCCCGGGCCGCGATAGGAGGTCACCGACGAACGGTTGGCCTTGTCGAAGCTGGCCTTGAACACATAAGGGATACCCAGTTTCTGGGTGACCTTGACGTACTCTTCACAGACCTGCATCGCCATGTCACGGCTTTCCAGCACGTTCATGCCACCGAACAGCACCATGGGCTTGTCGTTGGCAATCTCGATGTCGCCTACGCGAATGATCTTCTGGGCCATCAGGGTTACGCCTTCTTCTGATGTTGCGTCAGTGCAGCTTTGACGAAGCCGCTGAACAACGGGTGACCGTCGCGCGGCGTCGAGGTGAACTCAGGGTGGAACTGGCACGCCACGAACCACGGATGGTCCGGCGCCTCGACCACTTCAACCAGCGCGCCATCACCGGAGCGACCGGAGATTTTCAGGCCGGCCTCTTTGATTTGCGGCAGCAGGTTGTTGTTCACTTCGTAGCGGTGACGGTGACGCTCGACGATCACGTCCTTGCCGTAGCAGTCGTGAACCAGCGAGCCCGGCTCCAGCAGGCAATCCTGTGCGCCAAGGCGCATGGTGCCGCCCAGGTCGGAGGCTTCGGTACGGGTTTCAACGGCACCGGTGGCATCTTCCCACTCAGTGATCAAGCCCACGACCGGGTGGCCGCTCTTGCTGTCGAACTCGGTGGAGTTGGCGTCTTTCCAGCCCAGCACGTTACGGGCGAACTCGATAACGGCCACTTGCATGCCCAGGCAGATGCCCAGGTACGGCACTTTGTTCTCACGGGCGTACTGCACGGCCGTGATCTTGCCTTCCACGCCACGCAGGCCGAAACCGCCTGGGACGAGGATCGCGTCAACACCTTCGAGCAGCGCGGTGCCCTGGTTCTCGATGTCTTCGGAATCGATGTAGCGCAGGTTGACCTTGGTACGGTTGCTGATACCGGCGTGGCTCATCGCTTCGATCAGCGACTTGTACGCGTCCAGCAGCTCCATGTACTTGCCGACCATGGCGATGGTGACTTCATGCTCAGGGTTGAGCTTGGCATCGACCACGGCTTCCCACTCGGACAGGTCCGCGCCGTTGCACTGCAGGCCGAAACGCTCGACCACAAAATCGTCCAGGCCTTGCGAGTGCAGGATGCCCGGGATCTTGTAGATGGTGTCGGCGTCTTCCAGGGCGATCACCGCACGTTCTTCAACGTTGGTGAACTGCGCGATCTTGCGACGCGACGAGATATCGATCGGGTGATCCGAGCGGCACACCAGCACGTCCGGCTGCAGGCCGATGGAACGCAGTTCCTTGACCGAGTGCTGGGTAGGCTTGGTTTTGGTTTCACCGGCGGTGGCGATGTACGGCACCAGCGTCAGGTGCATCAGCATCGCGCGCTTGGCGCCGACTTCGAAACGCAGCTGGCGGATGGCTTCGAGAAACGGTTGGGATTCGATGTCACCCACGGTGCCACCGATCTCGACCATCGCCACGTCGGCATCGCCTGCACCCTTGATGATGCGGCGCTTGATTTCGTCGGTGATGTGCGGGATCACCTGGATGGTTGCACCCAGATAGTCACCACGGCGCTCTTTGCGCAGCACGTGCTCGTAGACACGGCCGGTGGTGAAGTTGTTGTTCTGGGTCATGGTCGTGCGGATGAACCGCTCGTAGTGGCCCAGGTCCAGGTCAGTCTCGGCGCCGTCGTGGGTGACGAACACTTCACCGTGCTGGAACGGGCTCATGGTGCCCGGGTCAACGTTGATGTACGGGTCCAGCTTGAGCATGGTGACCTTAAGTCCCCGCGCCTCCAGGATGGCCGCCAATGAAGCGGAGGCAATGCCTTTCCCCAATGAAGAAACAACACCGCCCGTGACGAATATGTAGCGCGTCATGAAAAACCCTAGAAGTCTGCGTTAAAGCGGTCCGAGCCGCCGGGGAAAGCGAAGGAAGGCCGAAGCCCCCGATCACCTGCATTAATCACAGTGCACCTTTCAAAAAAACCGCCGCGTGGTGACAGACCAGTAATGAAACACCGGTACGTTGATCGCTACACATTTTTTGGAATCGCCCAGCAAAGACTGCTTGGTAATCGGCAACTGCTGCGATTCAGTCGAATCCACAGAAGTTGTATCAAGAAGGGAGCGTAGTCTACCGGAAAGGCTCTATCAGCTCAAACCTTGATCGCAAGTCTGTGGCATCCAATCCAATTGCCAGTCGCCGGGCGACTTGGCCCATGGCCCTGCAAGGCTTGGGACAGCCAGCAATTGCTCGCCCTGATACAGCAGCGGCAATCTGCCACGGACGAAGCCCGGCAACCCACTTTCATTAAGCAGGCGCTTCAGGTCGCGCCGGCCTCGGCCTGGCACTTCGATGATTTCACCGCCTTGTCGATAACCGACCACCAGCGGGCCTTCCGGGGCCTTGCCGATAAATCTCAGCTGCCCATTGCCGGGTAACTCTAGTGGGTTTTGCGGATCGGGCCAGCTCAGCGTTGCGTCGGAATATTCCGACCAACTGAAGGGCAGCCACCAGATACGTTCGCCACAGCGGTGTAACTCGCCATCCGCCAGGCGCCATACGGGCTGCGCGTCGCCCTTGGCATCGCGCAGGGAATACCAGCCGGCCCAGTGGTCGCTGTCGGGTAAACGGGTCAGGGGGTCAGCCAGTGGCGCAGGGCATTACGCTGACGAGCGTCGGAAAGTTCGCGCAATGCAACAAGGGCCAATGACGGCAAAGGCAACCACGGAAGCGGCGAAGGCTGATTGGCGGCCTTGAGGTCCAACACAGCCAATTCGTCGAGCAACCCTTGGGCCTCGCTCAGGTGTTCGGCGCTGCGCGCCAGGCTTGAGAGCACTTGAGGCCAGCGCTCGGTCAGCGCCGGGAGCACGCGATGGCGCAAGTAATTACGCGAGAACCGGGGATCGGCATTGGACGGGTCTTCAATCCACTGCAACCGATGTTCATGGGCATAGGCTTCCAATTCACCCCGCGAGGCGCCCAGCAACGGCCGCACCAAGTGCCCGTCCGCCAACGGGCGATGCACTGGCATGGCCGCCAGCCCTCGTACCCCGGCGCCACGCAACAGGCGAAACAACAGGGTTTCGGCTTGATCGTCGCGATGCTGGCCGGTGAGCATCACCTCCCTGCCCCGACCGCCTCACTGAATGCCTGGTAACGCGCATCGCGGGCAGCGCGCTCAAGGCTTGCGCCGAACTGCACTTGCACGTGCATAACCCGCAAGGGCACGCCCAGGCCGTCACATACGGTTTGGCAATGGTGAGGCCAGGCGTCGGCGGCGGCTTGCAGGCCATGGTGGACATGGATCGCGCTGAGTGGCGGGAGGGTTTCGGTTTTTGCCAGGGTGGCCAGGAGGTGTAGCAGGACGGTGGAATCGAGACCGCCAGAAAAGGCGATATGCCAGGCCGGGGCGTTGCGCCAGGGGGCCAGCTTTTTCAGGAGTTTGGCGGATAGAGCCGGCTTCATAACAAAGTACCGCCATCAATCTGGAATGCGATAAACCCAGCATACACAAAGCAAATGTGGGAGCGGGCTTGCTCGCGAATGCGATGTGTCAGTCACTGGATATGTTGACTGATACACCGCATTCGCGAGCAAGCCCGCTCCCACATTAGTACTGCATAGTCTGCCAGATCAGTGCTTGATCAGAGACCGTAGCTCATCAGGCGCTCATAACGACGGGCCAGCAGCGCTTCGTTATCCAGCTTCTTGAGCATCGCCAGTTGCGAGGCCAGTTCACCACGGATAGTCGCGGCAGCAGCAGCCGGGTCGCGGTGAGCGCCGCCCAGTGGCTCGGCGATCACTTTGTCGACGATCCCAAGGCCCTTGAGGCGATCGGCCGTGATGCCCATGGCTTCAGCGGCGTCCGGGGCCTTTTCGGCGGTTTTCCACAGGATCGACGCGCAACCTTCCGGCGAAATCACCGCGTAGGTCGAATATTGCAGCATGTTCAGTTGGTCACAGACGCCAATCGCCAGTGCGCCGCCGGAACCACCTTCACCAATCACGGTGGCGATGATCGGGGTTTTCAGGCGGGACATGACGCGCAGGTTCCAGGCAATCGCTTCGCTCTGGTTGCGTTCTTCGGCGTCGATACCCGGGTAGGCACCCGGGGTGTCGATGAAGGTCAGAATCGGCATTTTGAAGCGTTCGGCCATTTCCATCAGGCGGCAGGCCTTGCGGTAGCCTTCCGGACGCGGCATGCCGAAGTTGCGGCGCACTTTCTCGCGCACTTCACGGCCTTTCTGGTGACCGATCACCATCACCGGCTGGTCGTCCAGGCGAGCGATACCGCCCACGATGGCCGCGTCGTCGGAAAAGTGGCGGTCGCCATGCAGCTCGTCGAACTCGGTGAAGATGTGCTGAATGTAGTCCAGGGTGTACGGACGGCGCGGATGGCGAGCCAGGCGCGCAATCTGCCAGCTGGTCAGCTTGCCGAAGATGTCTTCGGTGAGCGTGCTGCTCTTGTCTTGCAGGCGAGCGATCTCATCGCCGATATTCAGCGAATTGTCATTGCCGACCAGGCGCAATTCTTCAATCTTGGCTTGCAGGTCAGCGATCGGCTGTTCGAAATCAAGAAAATTCGGGTTCATAAGCGTCCGTCTTGGGTCGACGGCCAGGGAGCCCCTGGCCAGCCGGTTGTCTATTCGCGCCCTACATTAAGTGAGAGGCGCGGTTAGGTCGAGATTAAATGTTCAGTCGAGGTCAGACATATCTGACCGTCAACGGTATTGGAGGAAGACGTTGTCTCGCCCGAACTGGTCACGCAATGCTTGAATCAAGCCATCAGCGGGATCAATTCGCCAGGTCTCGCCAAACTGCAACATGGCCTTGGCGTCGTTGCCGGTGTACTCCATGGTCACCGGGCATGCGCCACGGTGACGCTTGAGCAGGTCACCCAACCAGCGTAGCTGATCGCCCTTGAGGGCTTCGGTCTTGACCTTGAGGCGCAGGCTTTCGGCCAAATTGGTGCGCGCATCTTCCATGCTCATCACCCGCTTGATCCGCAGGCGCAGGCCGCCGGAGAAGTCATCGTTGCTGACCTCCCCTTCCACCACCACCATGGCGTCCGTCTGCAACAGCGACTGCGCGGAGTGGAATGCGTCGGCAAACAGCGAGGCTTCGATCCGCCCCGAACGGTCATCCAGAGTGATAAAGCCCATCTTGTCGCCCTTTTTATTTTTCATCACCCGCAGGGCGATGATCATGCCAGCGACGGTCTGGGTGTCCCGCGCCGGTTTCAGGTCGATGATGCGCTGGCGGGCGAAACGGCGGATTTCGCCTTCGTATTCGTCAATCGGGTGACCGGTCAGGTACAGGCCCAGGGTGTCTTTCTCACCCTTGAGACGTTCCTTGAGAGTCAGCTCCTTGGCCTTGCGATGGTTGGCGTAAACATCGGCGTCTTCCTCGACAAACAGCCCGCCAAACAGGTCGGCGTGGCCGCTGTCGTGGGTGCGGGCAGTCTGTTCGGCGGCCTTGATCGCTTCTTCCATGGCGGTCAGCAGCACCGCCCGGTTGCGGTCGATATTGGCCTGGTAAGCCTTGGGCTCATCATGAAAATACGGGCCGAGGCGATCAAGCGCACCGCTGCGGATCAAACCATCGAGGGTGCGCTTGTTGATGCGCTTGAGGTCAACCCGCGCACAGAAGTCGAACAGGTCCTTGAATGGCCCATCCTGGCGCGCCTCGGTGATGGCTTCCACCGGCCCCTCACCCACGCCCTTGATCGCGCCCAGGCCATAGATGATGCGACCCTCGTCATTCACCGTGAACTTGAACTCCGAGGCGTTCACATCCGGCGCGTCGAGGCGCAGCTTCATGGTGCGCACTTCCTCGATCAAGGTCACGACCTTGTCGGTGTTGTGCATGTCCGCCGAGAGTACCGCCGCCATGAACGGCGCCGGGTAATGGGCTTTCAGCCAGGCGGTCTGGTACGACACCAGGCCATAAGCGGCGGAGTGGGATTTGTTGAAGCCGTAACCGGCGAACTTTTCCACCAGGTCGAAGATGTTACCGGCGAGGTCGGCGTCGATATTGTTGGTGGCGCAACCTTCAATGAAACCGCCGCGCTGCTTGGCCATTTCCTCGGGCTTTTTCTTACCCATGGCGCGACGCAGCATGTCCGCACCGCCGAGGGTGTAACCGGCCATGACCTGAGCGATCTGCATCACCTGTTCCTGATACAGGATGATGCCGTAAGTCGGCGCCAGTACCGGCTTGAGGCCCTCGTACTGGTAGTCCGAGTGCGGGTACGCCAGCTCGGCACGCCCGTGCTTACGGTTGATGAAGTCATCCACCATGCCTGATTGCAGCGGGCCCGGACGGAACAGCGCCACCAGTGCGATCAAGTCTTCCAGGCAGTCGGGCTTGAGCTTTTTGATCAGCTCTTTCATGCCACGTGACTCAAGCTGGAACACCGCCGTGGTTTCGGCTTTTTGCAGCAAGGCGTAGGTCGGCTTATCGTCCAGAGGGATAAACGCGATATCCAGTGGCGCTTCGTCGACCTTGGCGCGGTCGCGGTTAATCGTCTTGAGTGCCCAGTCGATGATTGTCAGGGTCCGCAGGCCGAGGAAGTCGAACTTCACCAGGCCGGCCGCCTCCACGTCGTCCTTGTCGAACTGGGTGACCAGGCCGCCGCCTTCCTCATCGCAATAGATCGGCGAAAAGTCGGTCAGCTTGGTCGGCGCAATGACCACCCCACCGGCGTGTTTACCGACGTTACGCACCACGCCTTCAAGCTTGCGCGCCATGTCCCAGATTTCGGCGGCTTCTTCATCCACCTTGATGAAGTCGCGCAGGATTTCTTCCTGCTCATAAGCCTTCTCAAGAGTCATGCCGACTTCGAACGGGATCATCTTCGACAGGCGATCCGCCAAGCCGTAGGACTTGCCCTGCACCCGCGCCACATCACGGATTACCGCCTTGGCCGCCATGGAACCGAAGGTGATGATCTGGCTCACGGCGTTGCGGCCGTATTTCTCGGCCACGTATTCGATCACGCGGTCGCGACCGTCCATGCAGAAGTCGACGTCGAAGTCGGGCATGGAAACCCGTTCCGGGTTCAGGAACCGTTCGAACAGCAGGTCATATTCCAGCGGGTCGAGGTCGGTGATTTTCTGCACATAGGCCACCAGCGAACCGGCACCTGACCCCCGGCCCGGACCTACCGGCACGCCGTTGCTTTTGGCCCACTGGATAAAGTCCATTACGATCAGGAAGTAACCGGGGAACCCCATCTGGATAATGATATCCAGCTCGAAATTCAGCCGGTCGACATACACCTGGCGCTTGGCGTCGTAGTCTTCGGTGGTGTCCTTGGGCAACAGGACGCTGAGGCGTTCTTCCAGGCCATCGAACGAGACCTTGCGGAAATACTCATCGATGGTCATGCCATCGGGAATCGGGAAGTTGGGCAAAAAGTGCTTGCCCAGCTTCACTTCGATATTGCAGCGCTTGGCGATCTCGACAGAGTTTTCCAGAGCCTCAGGCAGGTCGCTGAACAGCTCGGCCATCTCGTCGGCACTTTTGAGGTACTGCTCTTCGCTGTAATTCTTGGAACGGCGCGGGTCATCCAGGGCCCGACCTTCGCCGATGCACACGCGGGTTTCGTGGGCCTCGAAATCTTCTTTCTTGATAAAGCGCACATCGTTGGTGGCGACCAGCGGCGCGCCCAGCTTGTCGGCCAGGGCCACGGCGGCGTGCAGATGCTCTTCGTCGTTGGGGCGGTTGGTGCGCTGGACCTCAAGGTAAAAGCGGCCCGGGAAGACCTGCATCCACTCGCTCGCCAGCACTTCAGCCTCATGCGGGTTACCGCCAAGCAGCGCAATACCGATCTCGCCCTCTTTGGCCGCCGACAGCATGATCAAGCCTTCGCTCGCCTCGGCGACCCATTCGCGCTCGATGATGATCGAGCCATTGCGCTGGCCGTCGATAAAGCCACGGGAAATCAGTTCGGTGAGGTTGCGATAACCCACGCCATTCATCGCCAGCAGGCTGATACGGCTCAGGGGGTTATCCGGGTCTTTGTTGGACAGCCACAGGTCGGCGCCGCAGATCGGCTTGATGCCGGCGCCCATGGCGTTCTTGTAGAACTTGACCAGGGAACACATGTTGTTCTGATCGGTCACCGCGACCGCAGGCATATTCATGCCCACCAGGGTTTTGACCAGCGGTTTGATCCGTACCAGGCCGTCGACCAGGAGTATTCAGTGTGCAGGCGCAGGTGAACGAATGAAGCCGGCATAGTGATCCTGTCTTGATACATGGAAACAACAAGGCCCGGGATTGTACCGGGCCTTGGCAAAAACATCAGCCTCGCGACTAAACCTCGCTGAGGTTCTCGCGCAGCTCGTAAGCCTGGCGCACCGGGGCGAACGAGCGACGGTGGATAGGCGTCGGGCCAAGACGAGCCAGCGCTTCCAGATGAACGGGCGTCGGGTAGCCTTTATGCCCGCCAATACCGTAACCGGGGTAGATCAATTCGAACGCGGCCATTTCACGGTCGCGGCTGACCTTGGCCAGAATCGAGGCGGCGGCGATAGATGGCACCTTGCTATCCCCCTTGACCACCGCTTCCGCCGGCATCGCCAGTTTCGGGCAACGGTTGCCGTCAATCATCGCCAGTTTCGGGGTGATGTGCAGCCCCTCCACTGCGCGCTGCATGGCCAGCATGGTGGCGTGCAGGATGTTCAGTTGGTCGATTTCTTCGACTTCGGCCCGGGCGATATGCCAGCTCAGGGCCTTTTCACAAATCTCGTCGTAGAGCTTTTCGCGACGGGCTTCGGTGAGTTTTTTCGAGTCATTGAGGCCGAGGATCGGGCGGTTCGGGTCAAGGATCACCGCCGCCGTGACGACTGCGCCACACAAGGGGCCACGCCCTACCTCGTCAACGCCGGCCACCAGTGCGTGGGCTTCGGCTACCAGACTGAAATCCAGGCCCATTTGTAGGGTCATAAAGCGTCCTGTTTGTGGCCGATCAAGGTCAATACGGCGTCAGCCGCCTGGT
The genomic region above belongs to Pseudomonas poae and contains:
- the ftsB gene encoding cell division protein FtsB, whose protein sequence is MRSPNWLFLVLLLLLAGLQYRLWVGNGSFAQVKDLTQQIADQHAENERLLERNRVLDAEVLELKKGTETVEERARHELGMVKEGETLYQLAQ
- a CDS encoding CTP synthase; its protein translation is MTRYIFVTGGVVSSLGKGIASASLAAILEARGLKVTMLKLDPYINVDPGTMSPFQHGEVFVTHDGAETDLDLGHYERFIRTTMTQNNNFTTGRVYEHVLRKERRGDYLGATIQVIPHITDEIKRRIIKGAGDADVAMVEIGGTVGDIESQPFLEAIRQLRFEVGAKRAMLMHLTLVPYIATAGETKTKPTQHSVKELRSIGLQPDVLVCRSDHPIDISSRRKIAQFTNVEERAVIALEDADTIYKIPGILHSQGLDDFVVERFGLQCNGADLSEWEAVVDAKLNPEHEVTIAMVGKYMELLDAYKSLIEAMSHAGISNRTKVNLRYIDSEDIENQGTALLEGVDAILVPGGFGLRGVEGKITAVQYARENKVPYLGICLGMQVAVIEFARNVLGWKDANSTEFDSKSGHPVVGLITEWEDATGAVETRTEASDLGGTMRLGAQDCLLEPGSLVHDCYGKDVIVERHRHRYEVNNNLLPQIKEAGLKISGRSGDGALVEVVEAPDHPWFVACQFHPEFTSTPRDGHPLFSGFVKAALTQHQKKA
- a CDS encoding acetyl-CoA carboxylase carboxyltransferase subunit alpha, whose translation is MNPNFLDFEQPIADLQAKIEELRLVGNDNSLNIGDEIARLQDKSSTLTEDIFGKLTSWQIARLARHPRRPYTLDYIQHIFTEFDELHGDRHFSDDAAIVGGIARLDDQPVMVIGHQKGREVREKVRRNFGMPRPEGYRKACRLMEMAERFKMPILTFIDTPGAYPGIDAEERNQSEAIAWNLRVMSRLKTPIIATVIGEGGSGGALAIGVCDQLNMLQYSTYAVISPEGCASILWKTAEKAPDAAEAMGITADRLKGLGIVDKVIAEPLGGAHRDPAAAAATIRGELASQLAMLKKLDNEALLARRYERLMSYGL
- the eno gene encoding phosphopyruvate hydratase — protein: MAKIVDIKGREVLDSRGNPTVEADVLLDNGIIGSACAPSGASTGSREALELRDGDKSRYLGKGVLKAVANINGPIRDLLLGKDPLDQKALDHAMIKLDGTENKGSLGANAILAVSLAAAKAAAQDQDLPLYAHIANLNGTPGVYSMPVPMMNIINGGEHADNNVDIQEFMVQPVGAKTFSEGLRMGTEIFHHLKAVLKARGLSTAVGDEGGFAPNLASNEDALKVISEAVANAGYKLGTDVTLALDCAASEFFDDGKYNLSGEGHVFTSEGFADYLKGLTERYPIISIEDGLDESDWAGWKVLTDKIGEKIQLVGDDLFVTNTKILKEGIDKKIANSILIKFNQIGTLTETLEAIQMAKAAGYTAVISHRSGETEDSTIADLAVGTSAGQIKTGSLCRSDRVSKYNQLLRIEEQLAGKAKYNGRSEFRG
- the kdsA gene encoding 3-deoxy-8-phosphooctulonate synthase; the protein is MAQKIIRVGDIEIANDKPMVLFGGMNVLESRDMAMQVCEEYVKVTQKLGIPYVFKASFDKANRSSVTSYRGPGLEEGMRIFQDIKQAFGVPIITDVHEPEQAAVVAEVCDIIQLPAFLSRQTDLVVAMAKTGAVINIKKAQFLAPQEMKHILNKCVEAGNDQLILCERGSSFGYNNLVVDMLGFGIMKQFEYPVFFDVTHALQMPGGRADSAGGRRAQVLDLAKAGISQSLAGLFLEAHPDPDNAKCDGPCALRLDKLEPFLAQLKQLDELVKSFPTVETA
- the ispD gene encoding 2-C-methyl-D-erythritol 4-phosphate cytidylyltransferase, producing MSISSPAFWAVIPAAGVGARMAADRPKQYLQLGGRTILEHSLGCFLDHPGLKGMVVSLAVDDPYWPNLACATDPRIVRVDGGDERSGSVLNALLYLHGQGASDEDWVLVHDAARPNLSRDDLDKLLDELADDAVGGLLAVPARDTLKRADKQGRVTATVDRSEIWQAYTPQMFRLGALHRALADSLVSDVVITDEASAMEWAGHAPRLVEGRSDNIKVTRPEDLEWLRQRRANQSV